In a single window of the Elaeis guineensis isolate ETL-2024a chromosome 8, EG11, whole genome shotgun sequence genome:
- the LOC140851118 gene encoding LOW QUALITY PROTEIN: probable methyltransferase PMT26 (The sequence of the model RefSeq protein was modified relative to this genomic sequence to represent the inferred CDS: inserted 1 base in 1 codon), giving the protein MHKLPVDPNVRGSQWPEQWPLRLEKTPYWLNSSQVGVYGKPAPXDFEVDYEYWKQVVSKSYLNGMGINWSHVRNVMDMRSVYGGFAAALRDMKVWVLNIVSIDSPDTLPIIYERGLFGMYHDWCESFSTYPRTYDLLHADHLFSKLKKRCKLLPVIAEVDRILRPEGKLIVRDNVETINEVENMAKSLHWEIRMTYSKDREGLLCVQKTMWRPKYVLEPSSVVVR; this is encoded by the exons ATGCATAAATTGCCTGTAGATCCTAATGTGCGTGGGTCACAGTGGCCAGAGCAGTGGCCATTAAGACTGGAAAAGACACCTTATTGGCTAAACAGTTCTCAGGTTGGGGTTTATGGTAAACCTGCCC AGGACTTTGAAGTGGACTATGAGTACTGGAAACAAGTTGTAAGCAAGTCATATCTCAATGGAATGGGAATCAATTGGTCTCATGTCAGAAATGTCATGGATATGAGATCTGTATATGGAGG TTTTGCTGCAGCTTTGCGGGACATGAAGGTGTGGGTCTTGAATATTGTGTCAATTGACTCACCTGACACACTTCCCATTATTTATGAGCGTGGACTGTTCGGAATGTATCATGATTGGTGTGAATCATTCAGCACCTACCCAAGAACATATGATCTTCTCCATGCAGACCATCTATTCTCAAAGCTCAAAAAGAG GTGCAAATTACTGCCAGTGATCGCTGAGGTGGATCGGATACTGAGACCAGAAGGGAAGCTGATTGTAAGAGACAATGTGGAGACAATTAATGAAGTAGAGAACATGGCAAAATCTTTGCATTGGGAGATCCGGATGACCTACTCGAAGGACCGTGAGGGATTGCTGTGTGTTCAAAAGACAATGTGGCGGCCCAAATACGTCTTAGAACCATCATCGGTGGTAGTTAGGTAA